One Endozoicomonas gorgoniicola DNA window includes the following coding sequences:
- the cas6 gene encoding CRISPR system precrRNA processing endoribonuclease RAMP protein Cas6: MQNLPVARYRFRVRMNKALILPAFSGSLMRSVFGRALKQIACAAHGEAPCPPQCAYKRLFDPERPANGRFPENPPPYVIEPPRQTRIEAGQQLQFAMVLMGNELDDLPVVVQAWQQALATGLGRQRVSGQLLDVTLVNNDDRITVFSTQDCRFQPHSPRLNLLSGSGFKRCQLHFLTPLRLQQQKQFLKPEALTPEVLAKALLRRIRLAGELYLGLELPDWHQFAHWFEAVTLKSDLQWQTVERYSSRQQQSMKLGGLTGTIELENLHPRLAPWLMLGQYLHLGKNSSFGFGQYHLTTMQEQ, translated from the coding sequence ATGCAAAACCTTCCCGTTGCCCGCTACCGCTTCCGGGTTCGTATGAACAAAGCACTGATCTTACCGGCTTTCTCCGGATCGCTAATGCGCAGTGTATTTGGCAGGGCATTAAAACAGATAGCCTGTGCAGCCCATGGTGAAGCCCCCTGCCCGCCACAGTGCGCCTATAAACGGCTGTTTGATCCGGAACGCCCCGCGAATGGGCGCTTTCCGGAAAACCCGCCGCCTTATGTGATCGAGCCACCACGACAAACCCGGATTGAAGCCGGGCAGCAATTACAGTTTGCCATGGTATTAATGGGTAACGAACTGGATGACTTACCGGTTGTCGTGCAAGCCTGGCAGCAGGCACTGGCGACAGGTTTGGGCAGGCAACGGGTATCAGGCCAGCTGTTGGATGTTACATTAGTAAACAACGATGATCGTATAACTGTATTCTCAACACAGGACTGCCGCTTTCAGCCACACTCGCCCCGGTTAAATTTACTGTCAGGCTCCGGGTTTAAACGGTGCCAGCTGCACTTCCTCACCCCCCTGCGGCTGCAACAGCAAAAACAGTTTCTGAAACCGGAAGCTCTGACACCGGAAGTACTGGCAAAAGCCCTGTTGCGCCGAATCCGTCTGGCGGGTGAATTATATCTGGGACTGGAGCTGCCTGACTGGCATCAGTTCGCCCACTGGTTTGAAGCGGTCACCCTAAAGAGCGACCTGCAATGGCAAACCGTGGAGCGTTATTCCAGCCGACAACAGCAATCCATGAAACTGGGCGGGCTGACCGGCACCATTGAGCTTGAGAATCTCCATCCCCGGCTGGCACCCTGGCTAATGCTTGGGCAATATCTGCACCTTGGCAAGAACAGTTCATTCGGGTTTGGGCAGTACCATCTGACAACCATGCAGGAACAATAA
- the cmr5 gene encoding type III-B CRISPR module-associated protein Cmr5, with product MSLEVKAVNHRRSDKTQSSNMTDTPQTMQQKRAAFCYRKVKEMAGHKNQDAAKRFKAYANSLPAMVQMNGLGQTLAFAKSKCDSGKPEGIAWQHLYDLISEWHGREEGCYTGQDVLEGIMSSDMHVYRQAQAETQALMVWVKQFARAEIKGSD from the coding sequence ATGAGCCTGGAAGTCAAAGCTGTCAATCACCGTCGCAGTGACAAAACACAAAGCAGCAATATGACCGACACACCCCAGACCATGCAGCAAAAGCGAGCCGCTTTTTGTTACCGGAAGGTGAAAGAGATGGCCGGTCATAAGAATCAGGATGCCGCCAAACGCTTTAAGGCTTATGCCAACTCGCTGCCTGCCATGGTGCAAATGAACGGCCTCGGGCAAACACTGGCGTTTGCCAAAAGTAAATGTGACTCCGGGAAACCTGAAGGTATTGCCTGGCAGCACCTCTATGACCTGATCAGTGAATGGCACGGCAGAGAGGAGGGCTGTTACACCGGACAGGATGTGCTTGAAGGTATTATGTCCTCGGATATGCACGTATACCGTCAGGCACAGGCTGAAACCCAGGCTTTGATGGTATGGGTCAAGCAGTTTGCCAGAGCTGAAATCAAAGGGAGTGACTGA
- the cas1 gene encoding CRISPR-associated endonuclease Cas1 has protein sequence MFPSSTGAGWQSASTASAVGQISCIYPIELSFRLARALVRYKLSRQSLWLKSINQAELSEKMSAILTSLNQISPDKGLLLNLEGQGGKQVYRAMQLILPASLEFTGRNRRPPLDPVNALLSLGATGLYQQAILSLCSRGLDCYAGVFHAPFHGRASLACDLTDCFRPELEAFVVDLFIRNIINKSHFSWRKKVECVLNRDGQRIWYPLWYRFSKQVEKKMGFTALKWALGAEGWVRS, from the coding sequence ATTTTTCCTTCCTCCACTGGTGCTGGCTGGCAGAGCGCATCGACAGCATCAGCTGTCGGGCAGATCTCCTGTATTTACCCAATAGAACTCTCTTTTCGTCTGGCAAGGGCTTTGGTTCGTTACAAACTCAGCCGTCAGTCTTTGTGGCTCAAGTCCATAAATCAGGCAGAGCTCTCAGAAAAAATGTCTGCGATATTAACGAGTCTGAATCAGATAAGCCCGGATAAAGGTCTTTTGCTGAATCTGGAAGGGCAGGGGGGCAAACAAGTATACCGGGCAATGCAGTTAATACTGCCAGCTTCCCTTGAATTTACCGGACGCAATCGCCGTCCCCCTCTTGACCCTGTCAATGCACTGCTCTCACTCGGTGCCACTGGCTTGTATCAGCAGGCTATTCTGTCGCTTTGCAGCCGGGGGCTGGACTGTTATGCCGGTGTTTTTCATGCTCCCTTCCATGGGCGAGCCTCTTTAGCCTGCGATCTGACCGACTGTTTCAGACCGGAACTGGAGGCTTTTGTTGTTGATCTGTTTATCCGGAACATTATTAACAAGTCTCATTTTTCCTGGCGGAAAAAGGTTGAGTGTGTTCTGAACCGTGACGGGCAGAGAATCTGGTATCCCCTGTGGTACCGGTTTTCAAAACAGGTGGAAAAGAAGATGGGGTTTACTGCTCTGAAGTGGGCTTTGGGGGCTGAAGGTTGGGTGAGGTCTTAG
- a CDS encoding Card1-like endonuclease domain-containing protein — protein MNTTDCGTVMVCIATQQNAANILPVMTVRPDVVVVAVSGEMKARGDALKQWLQKHGDYRPEHIVLKQDLPSHGVNRITDYALNLLIDLKDQWSDYRLILNATGGNKLMTLAFVDVFRQEGVEQILYADTDHDVLEVVEPAKTPSIPISSTFTIAGYLDAQDRIARQPDSDKEPWCDKANERKALTKWLVEHIQDLMQEQGGGILPQLNKAAANALDKNGGLKPNEHLQTLNYVGYHGKRILKKLKEEGIFEWSEERPETLYFSNAEAARYIKGRWLEEYVWHIARDSDAEHVAAGLDIHDGKHRKDDVRNELDLVIVHNNRLLLVECKTSQMQKDKQKDADIIHKLDSIGSHAGGLFCERMLVSAAPMDYENQKGRKIKVVSRAKSYDIDVLQYNEIKQFRDIINHWVNTGDLSGS, from the coding sequence ATGAATACAACAGACTGCGGCACCGTTATGGTGTGTATCGCCACCCAGCAGAATGCCGCCAATATCCTGCCGGTTATGACCGTCAGGCCGGACGTAGTGGTCGTAGCGGTTTCCGGAGAAATGAAAGCCCGGGGAGACGCCCTGAAACAGTGGCTTCAAAAGCACGGCGATTACCGCCCGGAACACATTGTACTGAAGCAAGACCTGCCCAGTCATGGCGTTAACCGGATCACTGATTATGCACTGAACCTGTTGATTGACCTAAAAGACCAATGGAGTGATTATCGCCTGATACTGAACGCCACCGGGGGCAATAAGCTGATGACACTGGCTTTTGTCGATGTATTTCGACAGGAAGGCGTAGAGCAAATCCTCTATGCCGATACTGACCATGATGTGCTGGAAGTGGTTGAACCGGCAAAAACACCTTCTATCCCGATTTCTTCTACTTTTACAATTGCCGGTTACCTTGACGCACAGGACCGTATTGCCCGCCAGCCTGACAGCGATAAAGAGCCCTGGTGCGATAAGGCCAATGAACGCAAAGCCCTGACAAAATGGTTGGTAGAGCACATCCAAGACCTGATGCAGGAACAGGGTGGCGGTATCCTTCCTCAACTCAATAAAGCCGCCGCGAACGCTCTGGACAAAAATGGTGGACTAAAACCCAATGAACATCTTCAGACACTCAATTACGTTGGCTATCACGGCAAACGCATCCTGAAAAAACTGAAGGAAGAAGGTATTTTTGAGTGGTCAGAAGAGCGTCCTGAAACACTCTACTTTTCCAATGCTGAGGCCGCCCGTTATATCAAAGGTCGCTGGCTGGAAGAGTATGTCTGGCATATTGCCCGGGATTCCGATGCTGAGCATGTTGCAGCAGGGCTGGACATTCACGATGGCAAGCATCGCAAGGACGATGTGCGGAATGAACTGGACCTGGTGATCGTGCATAACAACCGCCTGTTGTTGGTGGAATGCAAAACCAGCCAGATGCAAAAGGACAAGCAGAAAGATGCGGATATTATTCATAAACTGGACAGCATTGGTAGCCATGCCGGAGGATTGTTCTGTGAACGAATGCTGGTCAGTGCCGCGCCGATGGACTACGAAAACCAGAAGGGAAGAAAGATAAAAGTGGTCTCCCGGGCTAAAAGCTATGACATTGATGTCTTGCAATACAATGAGATCAAACAGTTCCGCGATATTATCAATCATTGGGTAAATACAGGAGATCTGTCCGGCAGCTGA
- the cas1 gene encoding CRISPR-associated endonuclease Cas1, with translation MDTLYINHKNACLTIHQGRLVVGQADASQTFSLELLKRVVIGTTVDLNSSVIHCLVAKGVSLHFQSSRLNTTPVSVIAEPVANVCRRQGQYCCIANKELSFRLARALVRYKLTRQSLWLKSINQAELSEKMSAILTSLNQISPDKGLLLNLEGQGAKQVYRAMQLILPASLEFTGRNRRPPLDPVNALLSLGATGLYQQAILSLCSRGLDCYAGVFHTPCHGRASLACDLTDCFRPELEAFVVDLFIRNIINKSHFSWRKKVECVLNREGQRIWYPLWYRFSKQVEKKMGVTALKWALGAEGWVGSPH, from the coding sequence ATGGACACGCTATACATTAATCATAAAAATGCTTGCCTCACCATCCATCAGGGGCGGCTGGTTGTCGGGCAGGCTGATGCATCCCAAACATTTTCCCTTGAGTTGCTGAAACGAGTCGTTATCGGAACCACCGTTGATTTGAACTCTTCGGTGATACACTGCCTGGTGGCAAAGGGGGTCAGCCTGCATTTCCAAAGCAGTCGTCTCAACACTACTCCCGTTAGCGTGATAGCTGAACCCGTTGCCAATGTCTGCCGACGACAGGGACAGTATTGCTGTATCGCCAATAAAGAACTCTCTTTTCGTCTGGCAAGGGCTTTGGTTCGTTACAAACTCACCCGTCAGTCTTTGTGGCTCAAGTCCATAAACCAGGCAGAGCTCTCAGAAAAAATGTCTGCGATATTAACGAGCCTGAATCAGATAAGCCCGGATAAAGGTCTTTTGCTGAATCTGGAAGGGCAGGGGGCCAAACAAGTATACCGGGCAATGCAGTTAATACTGCCAGCTTCCCTTGAATTCACCGGACGCAATCGCCGTCCCCCTCTCGACCCTGTCAATGCACTGCTCTCACTCGGGGCCACTGGTTTGTATCAGCAGGCTATTCTGTCGCTTTGCAGCCGGGGGCTGGACTGTTATGCCGGTGTTTTTCACACTCCATGCCATGGGCGAGCCTCTTTAGCCTGCGATCTGACCGACTGTTTCAGACCGGAACTGGAGGCGTTTGTTGTTGACCTGTTTATCCGGAACATTATTAATAAGTCTCATTTTTCCTGGCGGAAAAAGGTTGAGTGTGTTCTGAATCGTGAAGGACAGAGAATCTGGTACCCCCTCTGGTACCGGTTTTCAAAACAGGTGGAAAAGAAGATGGGGGTTACTGCTCTGAAGTGGGCTTTGGGGGCTGAAGGTTGGGTGGGAAGCCCCCACTAG
- the cmr6 gene encoding type III-B CRISPR module RAMP protein Cmr6 codes for MFALPLYQDDHCDKPDSAFHKGLWFERFFSYPEKWTVDYAEKNSNKSRKAEWINSVSGLCGDSTAIERFAERQVRLIDHLQGQYHVYELDWHFVTGMGNPHPVENGFLWHPTLGTPYLQGASVKGLLRSWMEQQGTDPETLHLWFGSESKEPAHQNEDDLIKKNQAGALIFHDVIPVDRPKLGADIMTPHMGKWYEKGGSDHPADNPETIPADWHSPVPVSFLVTREARFLFAISSRTAAMAEVMDTVMAELETALEWLGAGSKTSVGYGAMQRKETAEKDFAETLTEQQKQEEESRKKSSLSEAGLALYELEKQLQKDIERNHKEAGGDCKKQLNSIVKQAEGNPWAKDELESLVELAKKILSHHGPGPKKGKGKELMVKIRTLLEKAN; via the coding sequence ATGTTTGCACTGCCTCTTTATCAGGATGACCATTGCGACAAACCCGATTCGGCGTTTCACAAAGGCTTATGGTTTGAACGGTTTTTCTCTTATCCCGAGAAATGGACGGTGGATTACGCCGAAAAGAATAGCAATAAAAGCCGAAAAGCCGAGTGGATTAACAGCGTCTCCGGTTTATGTGGTGATAGCACAGCAATTGAACGATTTGCTGAGCGACAGGTTCGACTGATCGACCATCTGCAAGGCCAATACCATGTCTATGAACTCGACTGGCATTTTGTCACGGGTATGGGCAACCCTCATCCGGTAGAAAATGGTTTCCTCTGGCACCCGACTCTGGGCACGCCCTACCTGCAAGGTGCTTCCGTTAAAGGTTTACTGCGCAGCTGGATGGAACAGCAAGGCACTGATCCGGAGACCCTGCACCTGTGGTTTGGCAGTGAGTCTAAAGAACCTGCTCATCAAAACGAGGACGATCTGATTAAAAAAAATCAGGCAGGCGCATTGATATTCCACGATGTCATTCCTGTCGACAGGCCAAAGCTCGGGGCGGATATCATGACGCCCCACATGGGTAAGTGGTATGAAAAAGGCGGTTCAGATCACCCTGCTGACAACCCTGAAACCATTCCGGCGGACTGGCATAGTCCGGTGCCGGTGTCCTTTCTGGTGACCCGTGAAGCCCGGTTTCTGTTTGCCATTTCTTCACGCACAGCCGCCATGGCAGAAGTTATGGATACCGTGATGGCCGAGTTGGAAACAGCACTGGAATGGCTCGGGGCGGGCTCCAAAACATCGGTGGGTTATGGAGCCATGCAGCGAAAAGAAACGGCTGAAAAAGACTTTGCCGAGACTTTGACCGAACAACAAAAACAGGAAGAAGAGTCCCGGAAAAAATCCAGCCTGAGCGAAGCAGGACTGGCACTCTACGAATTGGAAAAACAGTTGCAGAAGGATATTGAGCGCAACCACAAAGAAGCGGGCGGAGATTGTAAAAAACAATTAAACAGTATCGTTAAACAGGCTGAAGGAAATCCCTGGGCAAAGGATGAGCTGGAAAGTCTGGTGGAGCTGGCTAAAAAGATCCTCAGCCACCACGGTCCCGGACCTAAAAAAGGCAAGGGAAAAGAGCTTATGGTTAAAATCCGGACTCTGCTGGAGAAAGCCAATTGA
- the csx16 gene encoding CRISPR-associated protein Csx16, with product MTEQKARRVFIVSRHPASVDWIKRQGFEQAEVIDHLKPGVLQQGDLVVGTLPLHIARDINEQGVRLIHFSLDVPHNMRGREISAEMLEEMNPRLEELHVISGRKPGTESLAEPGDRDE from the coding sequence TATTGTCAGTCGCCATCCGGCCAGTGTTGACTGGATTAAACGACAGGGCTTCGAACAGGCAGAGGTCATTGATCACCTGAAGCCGGGCGTGTTGCAGCAGGGAGACCTGGTGGTGGGTACCCTGCCTTTACATATTGCCAGAGATATTAATGAACAGGGCGTGCGTTTAATTCACTTCAGTCTGGATGTTCCCCACAATATGCGTGGCAGAGAAATCAGTGCAGAAATGCTTGAAGAAATGAACCCGAGACTGGAGGAGCTGCACGTTATTTCCGGAAGAAAACCCGGTACAGAAAGCCTGGCAGAACCCGGAGACAGAGATGAGTGA
- the nadS gene encoding NadS family protein, translating to MSDHEFNFDELVESVREAIDINKGIKKPSRTFQYEEIDVASIRKATHLSQEKFAALIGVSIKTVQSWEQKVRKPLGPARSLLIMFRNNPVQAMNLLHQ from the coding sequence ATGAGTGACCATGAATTTAACTTTGATGAATTAGTGGAGAGCGTAAGGGAAGCAATCGACATTAATAAAGGCATTAAGAAGCCTTCACGGACATTCCAGTATGAAGAGATTGATGTAGCCAGTATCAGAAAAGCAACGCACCTCTCTCAGGAGAAGTTTGCTGCACTCATTGGGGTGAGCATTAAGACAGTTCAGAGTTGGGAGCAGAAGGTGAGAAAACCGCTTGGGCCAGCCAGATCACTACTGATTATGTTTCGCAATAACCCAGTCCAGGCAATGAACTTACTTCACCAGTAA
- the cas2 gene encoding CRISPR-associated endonuclease Cas2, whose translation MAAEQDWLICYDIKDARRLARVHRLMRQEALSLQRSVFFGRFQRNVLNDLVEAIEPLIDPDHDDVRLFPQQAQSAIKWCGCPPLPEGIEFSASPKVIVWNDSHEEE comes from the coding sequence ATGGCGGCTGAACAGGACTGGTTGATTTGTTATGACATTAAAGATGCCAGGCGACTGGCCAGGGTACACCGGCTTATGAGGCAGGAAGCTTTATCTTTGCAGCGATCCGTTTTTTTTGGCCGTTTTCAACGGAATGTTCTGAACGATCTGGTTGAAGCTATCGAGCCACTGATTGATCCCGACCATGATGATGTCAGATTATTTCCCCAGCAGGCGCAGTCAGCAATCAAGTGGTGCGGTTGCCCACCGCTGCCAGAGGGTATTGAGTTCAGTGCCAGCCCCAAAGTCATTGTCTGGAATGACTCTCATGAAGAGGAATAG
- the cas1 gene encoding CRISPR-associated endonuclease Cas1, with the protein MAHLIINERVQSLECQAQALLIRKEQQPPLTIPLRRLDTLVLLHSVSIPSRLISTAQEMGIALVYINTHRLSRSFTIAPPGSNLAQRKLRQLLLLNQTHQRTELVRYWINVKMNRMLKAVNGCMQCRPELRKPLFDAYQQIMTCRQALDNQQTIDQLRGLEGRAQHSWFRAFRCLVPSSLGFQKRQRRPAKDPVNALLSLTYTRVYLLAWEVILASGLDPSVGFYHKSTPSRQALACDVMEPVRPLAELFVMQRFNQRMVRAHDFVLSGQGCFLKPEALQRFQSEFEQESRSWKRLLRIYANTLINRMEAVEYHGG; encoded by the coding sequence ATGGCACATCTTATCATTAACGAAAGAGTGCAATCCCTTGAGTGTCAGGCTCAGGCTTTGCTGATTCGCAAGGAGCAGCAGCCTCCGCTAACAATTCCATTACGCAGGCTCGATACGCTGGTGTTGCTCCATTCGGTCAGTATCCCAAGTCGCCTGATCAGCACTGCCCAGGAGATGGGTATTGCACTGGTTTACATCAATACCCATCGCCTTTCCAGAAGCTTTACCATTGCGCCACCGGGGTCAAACCTTGCACAACGCAAGCTGAGGCAGCTTTTATTGCTGAACCAGACGCATCAGAGAACAGAGCTGGTGCGTTACTGGATAAACGTAAAAATGAATCGAATGCTCAAGGCTGTTAATGGTTGTATGCAGTGTCGGCCTGAATTGCGCAAACCACTGTTTGATGCCTATCAACAGATTATGACGTGCAGGCAGGCACTGGATAATCAGCAGACCATTGACCAGCTCAGAGGGCTGGAAGGCAGAGCTCAACATAGCTGGTTCAGAGCATTTCGTTGTCTCGTGCCTTCGAGTCTTGGCTTTCAGAAACGTCAGCGCCGCCCTGCTAAAGACCCGGTTAATGCACTGTTGTCGTTGACTTATACAAGAGTCTATTTGCTGGCATGGGAAGTCATCTTAGCCTCAGGGCTTGACCCTTCTGTTGGCTTCTATCATAAGTCCACGCCTTCCCGTCAGGCTTTGGCCTGCGATGTGATGGAGCCGGTCAGGCCGCTGGCGGAACTGTTTGTTATGCAGCGGTTTAATCAGCGAATGGTTCGTGCCCACGACTTTGTGTTATCCGGACAGGGTTGTTTTTTGAAACCGGAAGCTCTGCAACGATTTCAGTCGGAGTTTGAGCAGGAATCCCGAAGCTGGAAAAGGCTTCTGCGGATTTATGCCAACACCCTGATAAATAGAATGGAGGCAGTAGAGTACCATGGCGGCTGA
- a CDS encoding type II toxin-antitoxin system RelB/DinJ family antitoxin — MSKSEVVKARIEPDVKRQAEEVFRQLGLNTTQAITLFYKQVGLCQGMPFDVRIPNDETIKALADSNAGIGLKEFDTLEDMLRDLDDE, encoded by the coding sequence ATGAGCAAAAGTGAGGTAGTCAAGGCAAGAATTGAGCCCGATGTAAAAAGACAGGCTGAAGAGGTATTCAGACAGCTAGGACTCAATACCACACAGGCAATCACTTTATTCTATAAGCAGGTAGGGTTGTGTCAGGGAATGCCCTTCGATGTCCGCATACCTAACGATGAGACAATAAAGGCACTTGCTGATTCCAATGCAGGCATAGGCTTAAAAGAGTTCGACACCCTTGAAGATATGTTAAGGGACCTGGATGACGAATAA
- a CDS encoding type II toxin-antitoxin system RelE/ParE family toxin — protein MEFVETSVFTKIITQLMSDDDYRVMQETMIAQPDIGSVIKGTGGLRKFRWKLGSSGKRGGVRTIYYWQVSEDTFYMLYAYTKNRQTDLTSAEKKVLSELARELCNE, from the coding sequence ATGGAATTTGTAGAAACCAGCGTATTTACCAAAATTATTACCCAGCTCATGTCTGATGATGATTATCGAGTCATGCAGGAGACCATGATCGCCCAGCCTGACATTGGTAGCGTTATCAAAGGTACTGGGGGGTTACGGAAGTTTCGCTGGAAGCTGGGTAGCTCCGGCAAACGGGGAGGCGTTCGCACCATCTATTACTGGCAGGTCAGTGAAGATACCTTCTACATGTTGTACGCCTATACCAAAAACCGGCAAACAGACTTAACCAGTGCCGAGAAAAAAGTACTGTCAGAACTAGCGAGGGAGTTGTGCAATGAGTGA
- a CDS encoding type II toxin-antitoxin system YafQ family toxin produces MLKPVQSSKFKKDYKKVKKQNKDMDKLVEVLKLLINQKSLPAKNRDHTLTGSLNKYRECHIEPDWLLMYRIDGTKIVFERTGLHSELFR; encoded by the coding sequence ATGTTAAAGCCAGTACAGTCGTCAAAATTCAAAAAAGACTACAAGAAAGTAAAGAAGCAGAACAAAGACATGGATAAGCTGGTTGAGGTATTGAAGTTGCTGATTAACCAGAAATCCTTACCCGCAAAGAATCGTGACCATACTTTAACCGGAAGCCTTAACAAATACAGAGAGTGCCACATAGAACCTGATTGGCTGCTGATGTATAGGATTGATGGTACGAAGATAGTCTTCGAAAGAACCGGATTACATTCTGAATTGTTCAGGTAG
- a CDS encoding type II toxin-antitoxin system Phd/YefM family antitoxin, with product MAALLDSADQALPVTRLVRGFKEYLDKICNRENDKYVVMRNNEPAAVLLSVEKFESLMNELEDLRLEAVARERLTAFDGTTISHADMLKRFED from the coding sequence ATGGCAGCCTTATTAGATTCTGCAGACCAGGCGCTCCCAGTGACAAGACTTGTGCGTGGTTTCAAAGAGTATCTAGATAAAATTTGCAACCGTGAAAACGACAAATATGTTGTGATGCGAAACAACGAGCCTGCCGCCGTATTGTTGAGCGTAGAAAAATTTGAGTCCCTGATGAATGAACTGGAAGACCTGCGCCTTGAAGCTGTAGCCCGCGAGCGGCTTACTGCCTTTGATGGCACCACTATCAGTCATGCTGACATGTTGAAACGATTTGAGGATTGA
- the cas2 gene encoding CRISPR-associated endonuclease Cas2, which produces MSAKPWVICYDISDNKSRQRALYLLRKICDSRQKSVFECWLTESQQLEIFWQLSPLLGESDSLFFVPVSRSREIIRLGQSDSVLFNDFLLVA; this is translated from the coding sequence ATGTCAGCTAAACCGTGGGTTATCTGTTACGACATCAGTGACAACAAATCCCGTCAGCGGGCTTTGTACCTTCTTCGCAAAATTTGCGACAGTCGGCAGAAGTCTGTGTTTGAATGCTGGCTCACCGAGTCTCAACAACTGGAAATTTTCTGGCAATTATCGCCGCTGCTGGGTGAATCAGACTCACTGTTTTTTGTTCCGGTCAGCCGCTCCCGTGAAATTATACGGCTTGGGCAGTCTGATTCGGTGTTGTTTAATGATTTCCTGCTGGTGGCCTGA
- the cmr4 gene encoding type III-B CRISPR module RAMP protein Cmr4: MTTETLFLTLMAETSIHAGASESEGVVDLPVQREKHNDWPFVAGSGMKGAMRAKAQTIEGLDIKTLFGPDPKDNNGSDYAGSLQVTDARLLLLPVRSLTGHYRWVCCPALLKRLERDLHRAGRNNVVFNDEVGEGEALPGKLLGKTTLYLEEYAFSVKDRISESGLALLKSILPEDHHKELEEKLGVISDDNFRHLCRAAIPVNAHIAIDSDTKTVRNGALWYEESLAPDTIMYTMIVVQKSRNSKMSAAEGKTAVTEQLFATPYLQVGGNETTGMGWFKVNQVQENA; encoded by the coding sequence ATGACTACAGAAACTCTTTTCCTGACCCTGATGGCGGAAACCAGTATTCATGCGGGAGCCAGCGAATCCGAAGGAGTCGTTGACCTGCCGGTTCAACGGGAAAAACATAACGACTGGCCTTTTGTCGCCGGTTCCGGCATGAAAGGTGCCATGCGTGCGAAAGCACAGACTATTGAAGGACTGGATATAAAAACCCTGTTTGGACCAGACCCGAAAGACAATAACGGCAGCGACTACGCAGGCAGCCTCCAGGTCACTGATGCCCGGTTACTGCTGCTGCCCGTGCGCTCCCTCACCGGACACTATCGTTGGGTTTGCTGCCCTGCCCTGCTGAAACGGCTGGAAAGAGACCTGCATCGTGCTGGCAGGAATAATGTCGTTTTCAATGATGAAGTTGGAGAAGGTGAGGCTTTGCCGGGTAAATTGCTGGGAAAAACGACCCTGTATCTGGAAGAGTACGCCTTTTCTGTTAAAGACCGCATTTCTGAATCCGGGCTGGCACTGCTGAAGTCCATTTTGCCAGAAGACCATCACAAGGAACTTGAAGAAAAACTGGGGGTTATCAGCGACGACAACTTCCGCCATCTCTGTCGGGCAGCCATTCCCGTGAATGCGCACATAGCCATCGACAGCGATACGAAAACTGTCAGAAACGGTGCGCTCTGGTATGAAGAGTCCCTGGCACCCGACACCATCATGTATACGATGATTGTCGTCCAAAAAAGCCGTAACAGTAAAATGAGCGCCGCTGAAGGAAAAACAGCGGTTACAGAACAGCTGTTCGCAACTCCTTATTTGCAGGTGGGCGGCAATGAAACCACCGGCATGGGATGGTTCAAAGTGAATCAGGTTCAGGAAAACGCATAA